A DNA window from Daucus carota subsp. sativus chromosome 3, DH1 v3.0, whole genome shotgun sequence contains the following coding sequences:
- the LOC108210608 gene encoding rac-like GTP-binding protein 5 translates to MSASRFIKCVTVGDGAVGKTCMLISYTSNTFPTDYVPTVFDNFSANVVVDGSTVNLGLWDTAGQEDYNRLRPLSYRGADVFLLAFSLISKASYENVAKKWIPELRHYAPGVPIILVGTKLDLRDDKQFFVDHPGAVPITSAQGEDLRKLIGAPAYIECSSKTQQNVKAVFDAAIKVVLQPPKQKKKKKKGQKACSIL, encoded by the exons ATGAGTGCTTCTAGGTTCATAAAGTGTGTCACAGTTGGTGATGGTGCTGTTGGGAAAACATGTATGCTTATTTCTTACACTAGCAACACTTTCCCCACG GATTACGTGCCAACTGTCTTTGACAATTTCAGTGCAAATGTGGTTGTGGATGGGAGCACCGTCAACCTAGGCTTGTGGGATACTGCTG GTCAAGAGGATTACAATAGATTGAGACCCTTGAGCTATCGCGGAGCAGATGTATTtcttcttgcattttctctaaTTAGCAAGGCTAGTTATGAAAATGTTGCAAAGAAG TGGATTCCCGAACTTAGGCACTACGCACCAGGAGTCCCGATAATTCTTGTTGGAACAAAGCTTG ATTTGAGGGATGATAAACAGTTCTTCGTAGACCACCCTGGTGCAGTCCCCATTACTTCAGCTCAG GGGGAGGATCTGAGGAAACTAATTGGAGCTCCTGCGTACATTGAATGTAGTTCGAAAACACAACAG AACGTGAAAGCAGTTTTTGATGCGGCTATCAAAGTAGTACTCCAACCACcgaagcagaagaagaagaagaagaagggccAAAAAGCTTGCTCAATCTTGTGA